The genomic region CAAGCTCAGCCCAGCGTCGGCGGCGCGGGCGCAGAAGTCCGCCTCTTGCACCCCGGCCGGCAACCACAACACAAAATGCAGCCCGGCCTGCTGGCCACTGACCGTGACACCCTCCGGCAGACAGGCAAGCAACGCATCCCGCCGCGCCTGATACGCCTGGCGCGAAGCCCGCAGGTGCCGCACGAAGGCACCACTGCCAAGAAACTCCACCAAGCCCAACTGGTCGGTTGCGCCCACTGAATGCCCGGTCAGTTGCAAGGTGCGCAGCAGTGCCGGGCGCAGGACCTTGGGCACCACCATGAAGCCGACCCGCAAGCCGGGAAACAGGTTTTTGTTGAAGCTGCCGCAATAGAGCACGCGGTCGTTCGAATCCAGGGACTTGAGCGCCGCCAGGGGTGCGCTGTTGTAGTTGTACTCGCTGTCGTAGTCATCCTCCACCACCCAGGCATCCGCCCGGTTCGCCCAGTCCAGCAGTGCCAGCCGACGTGACACCGACAGGGTCACGCCCAGCGGCGCCTGGTGCGCTGGGCTGACATAGGCCAGCCGTGCGTGTTCGGGGAGCTGGTCGGTATCGAGGCCTTCGGTGGTGACCGCGATCGCCTGGACCCGCGCCCCGGCGAGGCTGAATAAACGCCGCGCCGGTGTGTAGCCGGGGTCTTCGACACAGGCGGTGTCACCTGGCTGGAGCAGCGTGCGCGCAATCAGGTCAAGGCCATGGCGAATGCCCGTGGTGACGATCACTTCATCTGCCTCGCACTGCATGCCGCGATAGCGGCGCAGGTAATCCGCGATCAGTTCGCGCAAGGCCGGCAACCCGCCGGGGTGCGCAGCCTCCAGCACGCCGAGGCCTGCCGCCAGCAACCCGCGGGAGAGGCAGCGCGCCCAGGTTTTCAGGTCGAACAGGCTGGCATCCGGGCGTCGTGCGACAAAGGGCACGTGACTCTGCACGCCGGCGTGAGGTAAGTCGGGCTCAACCGGTCGGCGCAGGTTTTGCTTGGCCACCGGGGCTGCGATGAACTGCTCCGGAATCACCGCACACACCCGCGTGCCCGAGCCGGCCACACGCTGCACATAGCCTTCGCTGTGCAAACGGTCAAAAGCGGCCTCAAGGGTGCCACGTGAGACCTGCCAGCGCTCGGCCAGGCTGCGGGTCGACGGCAAACGACTGCCTGCCGGCAACTGTCGAGCCAGGATTGCCTCGCGCAACGCCTCGTAGGCGCCCTGCTGCTTGCCTGCATCCAGCGTATCGGGGCGCGGCAGGTCAAGGTTGGAGGCAGCTTTTCCGCGGCTCATAGTGGTCCAGTCATCCATGGCATAAGTGGTCCTGAGGATTAAACCACAAAGTCGCTAGAGTCCGGGCTCTACCCATTGCGAAGAAACCCGCCCATGACTCAACGCCTTCTCGCTCCCTGGTTCTGGCTGACTTTGCTGACGGTCCTGGTGGGCCTGCCGCGCCTTACCCTGGATTTGCATTTGCCCGCCCTGCCCGCCATGGCCGACTACTTCCACACCCAGGACAGCCAGTTGCAACTGGTCCTGACCCTGTACACCCTCGGCTCGGCGATTTCCCTGCTGGTCAGCGGCCCGCTCACCGACCGCTTCGGCCGACGCCCGGTGCTGTTGGCCGGATTGACGCTGTATGTGCTGGCGACCGTGACCTGCGCCGCGGCCGATAGCCTCGGCGTGTTGGTCATTGCGCGGCTGTTCCAGGCGCTCGGCGGGTGCTGCACCACGGTGATCGGCCGAGTGATCGTGCGCGATTATTTTGACCGCGATGAGCAGGCGCGCCTGCTGGGGTTGATCTCCATGGCGATGGCCGTATCGCCCATGGCCGCGCCGGTGCTCGGTAGCCTGTTATTGCCGCTCTTGGGTTGGCGTGGCTTGTTTGTATTGCTCGGGGTGATCGGTTGCGTGCTTTGCATAATCGTCCAACGCCGCCTGCCTGAAACCCGCCCGCCGCAAGTGGCCGCTGCACCGCCCAACCACTTGCTGCGCACCTACAGCCAACTGCTGCGCGAGCGCTACTTCCTGCGTTATGCCTTGGCGATTGGCTGCGCGTACAGCACGTATTTTCCGTTTATCAGCGAGTCTTCGGCATTGCTGCAACGGGGCTTTGATTTGACGCCGACCGCCTACGCCCTGGTGTTTGCCGCGACAATCAGCGGTTATATGCTCGGCGCCAACCTGTTCCGGCGCCTGGTGCAGCGGTTCGGGGCCGACCGCTTGATCAGCGTCGCCATCGGCTTGAATGTGCTGGGCAGCGTCACGCTCGCGCTAGCCACGGCACTGCTGCCACAGGCGTGGCTGGCCATCGTGGTACCGATGGTGGTGATCATGGTGTCGGTGGGCCTGACGATGCCTGCCTGCCAGCTGTCTGTGTTGCAGCCGTATGGTGCGATTGCCGGCACGGCGTCGGGGCTGTTCTTTTTTATCCAGATGTTTGTCACGGCGCTGAGCAGTTGGGCCACCGGACTGTTGTCGGACGGCACTTCACAGCCGTTGGTGATCATGACCTCGCTTGCCAGCGCATTACTGGTGACAAGCTGGCTGATCCTGCGCAAAACGCAAAGTGGGAGGGAACAAAGTCCCTCCCACTCTTCACCGAGCCAGGCTCGGGTTTAGTGCATGAAGATCGCGATCAGGATGATCAGCGGAATCGGCACGCCGAGGAACCACAGCAGTAATGAGCGCATCATATTCTCCTTAGAATGAACGGGCCTTGAATTAACGAACGTAGTTTTCGGTTTCTACATACACCACGGCATCCCGGCGACGACCGCCAAAGGTAGCGGCGAAACTGGCGAAGAACGCACCGATCAGCAGCGCCACGAAGGTCCACAGCGAGGTATAGGCGGCAACTTTCGCGGCGGTGTCGGCGGCTTGCTTGGCTTTTACCTTGGCATCTTCGATGGCTTTGCGGGCATCGCCGTAGACTTTGTCGATACGCGCTTCGGCATCGGCCTGGCTGAGGTTGGTGCGCTGGCTGATCAACTGGGCCAGGTAGGCACGGTCTTCAGCGGCAAGTTGGCCGTCATTGCTCAGGGTGCGGGCAAAAATGCGACCGACCACGGCGTGTGCGGCGTCATCGCTGACTGCGGCTGGGCGGTCATCGCGGAACAGGCTGTCGACGTAGTAGCCGAAGTCACCGCCGTCGGCACCCTGTGCTGCGCTGCCGGCCGCTTGGGTCATGCCACTGGCGGCGCCCGACGCGACACTGGCACCGGCTTGCACACCGCCGCTGACGACGCTGCTGACGGAACCGACCACCAACATCGCGGTGATCAGTGTCGCCACTGCCCAGGCCAGGAAGCCATGGGCGGTGTCGCGGAAGTACACCTCATCGCCATGCATATTGGCCCACTTTACCCGCAGCCGACCGGCGATGTAGCCGCCCAGGCCCGATGCAACAATCTGGGTAAAGGCCAGCCAGACAATCGTGGAAATGCCCAGGCCCTTGGCACTGATGCCACTGTCGGCCCACGGCGAGACCGCCGAAAAGCCCAGGCCGAAGCCCAGCAGCACCAGAATTAATGACAAGGCAGCCGCCGCAGCGGCCCCGGCGAAGATCGCCCCCCAGGAAACCCCGGAGAGCGTGCTCGACTCTTGCAGCGTGGATGAGGATGTGATCATTGTTGTATCGCTCCAGGCATGAAAAATAGTGTTACAAGTCCCAAAAGGGACAGTGCAGGCACCATGCCACTTGGCACGTAATAAAAAATCACTATTTTTCAACAAGTTAGCCAAATTGAACTTACCCGAACCATGCAAGTTGCAAGAAATGACTGTTCTGAACGGGCGTTATGCATTCTTCCGCCGGGCACATTTCCTTGTGGGAGGGGGCTTGCTCCCGATAGCGGTGTCTCAGTCGATGAAACCTTGGCTGACACACCGCTATCGGGAGCAAGCCCCCTCCCACATCGAATCCGTGCCAGTCATGAACAAATGGCATTTCTACTAGATGAAGTTTTATTTAGGAAACATTCAGCAACTTCTTGGCAAAATACCCGCACTTCTAGTGTGAACGCTCACCAGGTAATCCTATGACCCGCATTTTGACCATCGAGGATGACGCCGTAACGGCCCGCGAGATCGTCGCCGAGCTGAGTAGCCATGGACTGGATGTAGATTGGGTGGACAACGGCCGCGAAGGCCTGGTCCGTGCCGTCAGTGGTGATTACGACCTGATCACCCTCGACCGCATGTTGCCCGAACTGGATGGCCTGGCCATCGTCACCACCTTGCGCACCATCGGGGTGTCGACGCCGATCCTGATGATCAGCGCACTCTCTGACGTCGACGAGCGCGTACGCGGCCTGCGTGCCGGGGGCGATGACTACCTGACCAAGCCGTTCGCCTCCGACGAAATGGCCGCCCGCGTCGAAGTGCTGCTGCGGCGCAAAAGCACGGTCAAGGAGTTCGAGACCGCCCTGCGCGTGGCCGACCTTGAACTGAACCTGATCAGCCGCGAAGCCAGCCGTGCCGAGCAACCGCTGACCCTGTTGCCTACCGAATACAAACTGCTGGAATTCCTGATGCGCAACACCGGGCAGATTCTCTCGCGGATGATGATCTTTGAAGAAGTCTGGGGTTATCACTTCGACCCGGGCACCAACCTGATCGATGTGCACATCGGTCGCCTGCGCAAGAAGATCGACCCACCGGGCCTTACGCCGTTGATCCGCACGGTACGAGGTTCCGGTTATG from Pseudomonas synxantha harbors:
- a CDS encoding PLP-dependent aminotransferase family protein, whose protein sequence is MSRGKAASNLDLPRPDTLDAGKQQGAYEALREAILARQLPAGSRLPSTRSLAERWQVSRGTLEAAFDRLHSEGYVQRVAGSGTRVCAVIPEQFIAAPVAKQNLRRPVEPDLPHAGVQSHVPFVARRPDASLFDLKTWARCLSRGLLAAGLGVLEAAHPGGLPALRELIADYLRRYRGMQCEADEVIVTTGIRHGLDLIARTLLQPGDTACVEDPGYTPARRLFSLAGARVQAIAVTTEGLDTDQLPEHARLAYVSPAHQAPLGVTLSVSRRLALLDWANRADAWVVEDDYDSEYNYNSAPLAALKSLDSNDRVLYCGSFNKNLFPGLRVGFMVVPKVLRPALLRTLQLTGHSVGATDQLGLVEFLGSGAFVRHLRASRQAYQARRDALLACLPEGVTVSGQQAGLHFVLWLPAGVQEADFCARAADAGLSLQPLGKFCVYVTLPPAVIIGYTALTLAQIRFHGRALAQLL
- a CDS encoding multidrug effflux MFS transporter — translated: MTQRLLAPWFWLTLLTVLVGLPRLTLDLHLPALPAMADYFHTQDSQLQLVLTLYTLGSAISLLVSGPLTDRFGRRPVLLAGLTLYVLATVTCAAADSLGVLVIARLFQALGGCCTTVIGRVIVRDYFDRDEQARLLGLISMAMAVSPMAAPVLGSLLLPLLGWRGLFVLLGVIGCVLCIIVQRRLPETRPPQVAAAPPNHLLRTYSQLLRERYFLRYALAIGCAYSTYFPFISESSALLQRGFDLTPTAYALVFAATISGYMLGANLFRRLVQRFGADRLISVAIGLNVLGSVTLALATALLPQAWLAIVVPMVVIMVSVGLTMPACQLSVLQPYGAIAGTASGLFFFIQMFVTALSSWATGLLSDGTSQPLVIMTSLASALLVTSWLILRKTQSGREQSPSHSSPSQARV
- a CDS encoding response regulator transcription factor, which encodes MTRILTIEDDAVTAREIVAELSSHGLDVDWVDNGREGLVRAVSGDYDLITLDRMLPELDGLAIVTTLRTIGVSTPILMISALSDVDERVRGLRAGGDDYLTKPFASDEMAARVEVLLRRKSTVKEFETALRVADLELNLISREASRAEQPLTLLPTEYKLLEFLMRNTGQILSRMMIFEEVWGYHFDPGTNLIDVHIGRLRKKIDPPGLTPLIRTVRGSGYVIAEPL